In a genomic window of Fibrobacter sp. UWT2:
- a CDS encoding DUF4321 domain-containing protein — translation MNRNNTFGRLLVFIVLGLIIGGVLGECLGMLFGQLGELMNAGGFNNVVHNFFVSSFNFNIGFLDRPEPVILDLYLVKFAFGFSVKLNVVSIIGMILGIYIMKWSGGK, via the coding sequence ATGAATCGAAATAATACTTTTGGTCGTCTACTAGTTTTTATCGTGTTGGGCCTGATTATCGGCGGAGTCCTTGGTGAATGCCTCGGTATGCTGTTTGGTCAGCTTGGCGAACTGATGAACGCAGGTGGATTTAACAACGTCGTCCACAACTTCTTCGTTTCGTCCTTCAACTTCAACATCGGTTTTCTCGACAGACCCGAGCCGGTCATCCTTGACCTGTACCTCGTCAAGTTTGCCTTCGGTTTTAGCGTCAAGCTGAACGTGGTAAGCATCATCGGCATGATACTCGGCATCTACATCATGAAATGGTCCGGAGGAAAGTAA